In Zingiber officinale cultivar Zhangliang chromosome 1A, Zo_v1.1, whole genome shotgun sequence, a genomic segment contains:
- the LOC122038852 gene encoding G patch domain-containing protein 11-like, with protein sequence MMAGRHGDDGEDDDYMGDLSLFLPPDLDVDPNKKLTEKVKNNPPAPNPKSKLPKGRSWQEQRRLERERKQREEDERTRASLEEAIPDSNVGFRMLKMMGYKPGSALGKDGGGMAEPVGLQIRRSRAGIGVEEDAARKERAEVEGKRRREEDMMAEFGTRQKTQWRSRRVVWDYRKGEAALAQLEKREVVEPPKDNENEEKPEEEEEEEVITEEHLYDILTKLRDEHHYCLYCGCQYESAEALSINCPGLTEEEH encoded by the exons ATGATGGCTGGTCGGCACGGAGACGACGGCGAAGACGATGATTACATGGGcgacctctccctcttcctccctCCCGACCTAGACGTCGATCCCAACAAG AAATTGACAGAGAAAGTGAAGAATAACCCTCCGGCTCCGAATCCGAAGTCCAAGTTGCCGAAGGGACGTAGCTGGCAAGAGCAGCGGCGGCTCGAGAGGGAGAGGAAGCAGCGGGAGGAGGACGAGCGCACGAGGGCGAGCCTGGAGGAGGCGATTCCGGACTCCAACGTGGGGTTCAGGATGTTGAAGATGATGGGATACAAGCCCGGGTCGGCGCTTGGGAAGGACGGTGGCGGGATGGCGGAGCCGGTGGGACTCCAAATTCGGCGGTCCAGAGCGGGAATTGGAGTGGAGGAGGATGCTGCGAGGAAGGAGAGGGCGGAGGTTGAGGGGAAGCGGAGGAGGGAAGAGGATATGATGGCGGAATTTGGAACGAGGCAGAAAACGCAGTGGAGGAGCAGGAGGGTTGTTTGGGATTACAGGAAAGGAGAGGCTGCTTTGGCACAGTTGGAGAAGAGGGAGGTGGTTGAGCCCCCAAAGGATAATGAGAATGAAGAGAAGcctgaagaggaggaagaggaagaagtgaTCACTGAAGAG CACCTGTATGATATTCTAACAAAGCTTAGAGACGAGCACCATTACTGCCTCTACTGTGGATGCCAG TATGAGTCTGCAGAGGCATTGTCGATCAATTGTCCTGGATTAACAGAGGAAGAACACTGA